Genomic segment of Candidatus Schekmanbacteria bacterium:
CAACGGCATTTATTATGTTGCGGATAGAGTTTATAATTTTTCCCTTCTTTCCTATTACCAACCCTATTTCTTCTTTGGCAACCTCGATTTCAAGAATCACTGTTGTTTCACTTTTGGTCTCTGTAACAGACACATTTTCAGGTTTGTCAACTAATTTTTGCACGATTAATTCTGTTAGCTCTTTCATTGGTTCCTCCTTTGACTTCTGCCTCTTTTGATTATTCTACCCTCTTCCCCCATTTTTTCATATCATATTCTTTGATTATCATATTAAAGCGCCATTTTTTTGTCAATCAAATTAGCTTAATCTCTGGTGCTTCTATATGGCAAAGCAATAACACCTGTCCTTACCATCTCTTCAATCCCAAAAAAAGATAAAAGTTTAATAATTCCTTTTATCTGTCTGTCATTTCCGACAACCTGCAAAGTTATCAATTTTTCTGTAAGGTCAACTATCGTGGCATTGAAAACATTGCTAATTTCTATTATCTGGCTTCTTGTCTCCTTAGATGATTTTACCGTAATAAGTGCAAGTTCTCGACTTATGGAATCTGCATATCCCAAATCCACAACCTTTATGACATCTATCAGCTTTCTTAATTGTTTAGTCACCTGCTCAAGGATATACTCATCACCTTTCACTACTATTGTTATCCTAGTGACATCGGGCTTATCGGTAACACCTGCGGCTATACTCTCAATATTGTAAGCCCTTCGTGCAAAAAGCCCTGCTATATGAGACAAAACTCCCGGATGATTTCTAACAAGAATCGATAAGGTATGTTTTGCCATTTCTTTTTACTCCATCATAGTTTCTATTGAGCCGCCCGGAGGTATCATTGGTGTAACATTCTCTTCTCTTTCAACCCTAAAATCGAGAAGGATAAGGCCCTTGTATTTCAGTGCGCTTTTAATCGCCCTTTCTACCTCAGATGGCTTTTCTATCTTCATTCCTTTAACTCCATAGCCCTCTGCAATTTTCACAAAATCCGGACTTTCTCCAAGATCGGTAAAAGAATACCTTTCATCGAAAAAAAGCTGCTGCCACTGGCGCACCATTCCCAAAAAACCATTGTTTAGAAGAATTATCTTTATAGGCAACTTATAATTTGAGGCAGTAGCAAGCTCCTGTATTGTCATTTGAAAACTTCCATCCCCTGTAATATTTACAACAGTTTTTTTCGGATTCCCTATCTGTGCACCTATTGCAGCAGGAAATCCGAAACCCATTGTGCCCAAGCCTCCTGATGATATAAACGAACGGGTATGTTTGAACTTCAAGTATTGAGCAGACCACATCTGATGTTGTCCTACATCGGTTACATATATGGCATCGCCTTTCGTGAGCTCACTCAAAGTTTCAATAACCTTTTGCGGTTTTATTTTTTTACCTGAATTTTCATAGGAAAGAGGAAATTCTTTTTTAAAATTCATTATTTTATTTATCCATTTTCGCCTCTTTTGAACCTTAACTTTGTCTGCCAATTCAGAAAGTACAGATTTCGCATCACCAACAATGGGAATAAATGCTTTTTTAATCTTTCCTATCTCTGCAGGGTCGATATCGATATGGATTATGGACGCATTCTTGGCAAAATTGTTAGGATTGCCGGTAACCCTGTCATCAAATCTCGCCCCAACAGCAATTAAAAGGTCGCAATCACGAATGGCAAGATTTGCATATTTGGTGCCGTGCATTCCAGCCATGCCAAGACATAATTTATCTTCAGTGGGGAAAGCACTCATTGACATAAGTGTAAGAGCAACTGGTATAGATGCCTTTTTAGCAAGTTTAAAAAGCTCTTTACAGGCACCCGAAGCAACAACACCTCCACCAGCATAAAGAAGCGGACTTTCTGCATTGTCAATTGCCTTTACAGCGGCATTAATTTGAATTGGATTCCCCTTTATGTTGGGCTTATAACTTGGCAGTCTAACAGTTATGTTTTTTTTCATCTTTGCCGTGCTTTCCTGTATATCTTTGGGTATATCAATCAATACAGGGCCGGGCCGTCCAGTGGATGCTATATAAAGAGCTTCATTTATGACCTCTTCAAGTTTATTGACATCTTTTACAAGATAGTTGTATTTGGTTATAGGCACTGTAATTCCATAAATATCAGCTTCCTGAAAGCTGTCATTTCCAATCATATGTGTCGGCACTTGTCCCGTTATTGCTACAAGCGGAACAGAATCCATATATGCATTTGCAAGTCCTGTAACAAGATTTGTTGCGCCGGGACCTGAAGTGGCAAAGACTACTCCTATTTTTCCCGTTGCCCTTGCATAACCATCGGCAGCATGAATCGCACCCTGCTCATGGCGGGTGAGAATATGTCTTATCTCACTTCTGCCGTAGATTGCATCGTAGATTGGTATATTGGCACCCCCGGGATAACCAAATACGGTATCTATGCCTTTATCAATCAAAGTCTCAACTATTATTTCTGCTCCCTTTTTCTTCACCTACGATAATCCTTTCTCTCTAATTTTACTTCTAAATTAGACAATTGATCGGTCTATTTTTTTCTGTTTCAAATTTTTACATCAAACCTAATTTTTTGATTTTAGATGTGATATTATTTTTAGTCAATTTTATTTTTTTCTTTTTATCCCAAAACATAGGGAAAATAAATGATGCTTGACATCTTATACTGCTTATAATATTTCAAAAATGCTTTTATAAAGATTATGTTTAAGCAATTGTAAAATTTAACTTACTATAAAGCCAGAGGTAGAGCTTATGTCAATAGAAAAACTGATTGAAGAATTAAAGAGGAAGAATGCCTTGGCGGAAATGGGAGGTGGTAAGGAAAAGATTGAAAAACAGCATGCCGCCGGCAAACTCACCGCAAGAGAAAGGATTGACATTCTTCTTGATGAAGGTACCTTTGTAGAGTTTGACAAGTTCGTTGTCCATAGATGTCATGATTTTGGTATGGAAAAAAATAAAATCTATGGTGACGGCGTAGTTACCGGTTATGGCAAGATTGATGGCAGGCAAGTCTTTGTCTTTTCTCAGGATTTTACAGTCTTTGGCGGAAGTTTGAGTGAAACTTATGCAAAGAAAATCGTAAAGATTCAAGATATGGCAATGAAAACAGGATGTCCTGTCATAGGAATAAATGATTCAGGAGGGGCAAGGATTCAAGAAGGCGTCCTTAGTCTCGGCGGCTATGCGGAAATTTTTATGCGCAATGTAACTTCATCAGGAGTAGTACCTCAGATATCGCTTATTCTTGGCCCCTGTGCAGGAGGCGCAGTATATAGTCCTGCTCTTACAGATTTCATTATTATGGCAAAAAAGACGAGCTATATGTTTATCACAGGCCCTGATGTAATCAAAGCCGTAACTCATGAAGATGTCACAAAAGAAGAATTAGGCGGTGCAATGGCTCATAATTCTAAAAGCGGCGTAGCTCATTTTGCTTGTGAAAATGATGAAGACGCACTTTTAACAGCTCGTGAACTTTTGAGCTATATACCTCAAAATTATAAAGAAGACCCCCCATTAGCTCAATGTGATGATGATCCTAATAGAGAAGATGAAGCTTTACAAACACTTGTGCCAGACAATCCAAATAAACCATACGATATGAAAAAACTTATAAAAACAGTTGTTGACAATAACCACTTTTTTGAAATTCATGAGCATTGGGCAAAGAATATCATCATCGGCTTTGCAAGACTTGGTGGACGTTCCGTCGGCATAGTAGCAAACCAGCCGGCGCATCTTGCGGGTACGCTCGATATTGATGCCTCTTTGAAAGCAGGAAGGTTTGTTAGATTCTGTGATTGTTTCAACATCCCCATAGTGACATTCGAAGATGTCCCCGGATTTTTGCCCGGAACAGCTCAGGAATATGGCGGAATAATCAAACATGGCGCAAAACTTCTTTATGCCTATTGTGAAGCCACAGTTCCAAAATTGACCGTTATTACGAGAAAAGCTTATGGAGGGGCATATGATGTTATGTCAAGCAAGCATATCCATGGCGATGTAAGTTTTGCCTACCCAACAGCAGAAATAGCAGTTATGGGTCCTGATGGTGCAGTCAACATAATATTTAGAAAAGAACTTCAAAAAGCGAAAGACCCGATAAAGAAGAAGGAAGAACTCGTCAACGAATATAGAAAACGATTTGCTAATCCTTATGTTGCCGCAGAACTTGGGTATATCGATGAAATAATTGAACCGAAAGATACAAGAAAGAAACTCATCAATGCCCTTCTTATGCTAGAAAACAAGGTTGACTCGATGCCAAAGAAAAAACACAGCAATCTACCATTCTAAAGAGGGATTCGTCAGATGTTTAAAAAAATTCTTATTGCAAACCGGGGTGAAATTGCAGTCAGGATAATAAGAGCATGCAGAGAAATGGGGATTAAGACAGTTGCAGTCTATTCAGATGCAGATAGGAATTCATTACATGTAAGATATGCAGACGAGGCATACCGTTTAGGTCCTCCCTCGCCTGCGGAAAGCTATCTCGATTATCATAAGATTGTAGATATCGCCAAAAAGAGCAAGAGCGAAGCCATACATCCGGGATACGGATTCCTTGCAGAAAACTTCAAGTTCGCAAAACTGTGTGAAAAATCGAAAATAGTCTTTATAGGTCCTCCTGCCAAAGCAATAGAAAATATGGGAATAAAAACTCTTGCAAGAAAAACTATGGAATCGGCAGGAGTGCCAATTATTCCCGGAACAAGCAGCAACATAAAGGATGAAAAGGAGCTGGAAAAAATTGCAAAAAAAATAGGGTTTCCTTTAATGTTAAAGGCTAGTGCAGGCGGCGGCGGGAAAGGAATGCGTTTAGTAAGAGAAAAGAAGGAATTAAAATCTGCTTTACGTGCAACACGCTCTGAAGCAAAATCCGCTTTTGGCGATGATTCAGTATATATAGAAAAATTCGTTGAGAATCCAAGACACATAGAAGTTCAGATTTTAGCCGACAAAAAAGGCAACACTATCCATCTCAACGAAAGAGAATGCTCTATTCAGAGAAGACATCAGAAAGTCATAGAAGAAAGTCCCTCACCAATCGTATCCCACGAAATGAGAAAAAAGATGGGAGAAGCAGCTATAAAAGCCGCTCAAGCAGTGGGTTATTACAGCGCAGGGACTGTGGAATTCCTTGTAGACAAAGACAAAAATTTTTATTTTCTCGAAATGAATACAAGACTTCAGGTTGAACATCCTGTAACAGAAATGATTACCGGAATAGACATTGTGAAAGAGATGATAAGAATAGCTGCAGGACTTCCTTTGAGTATTTCTCAGGAAGATGTAACAGTAAATGGACATAGTATAGAATGCCGCATTTACGCAGAAGATCCGGAAAAGAACTTTATGCCATCTCCTGGTAAGATAATGAATCTTAGGGCACCGGGAGGACCCGGTATAAGAGACGACTCAGGCGTTTTTGAAGGTTTCGAGGTTTCACTTTATTATGACCCCTTAATTTCCAAGCTTGTAAGCTGGGGACGCGACAGGAAGGAAGCTATTGAAAAGATGAGGAGAGCTCTCGATGAATATTACATCAGTGGTATCAAAACAACAATTCCTTTTCACAAACAAGTAATGAAAAGCAAACATTTCATAAAGGGAGATTTTAATACAAGTTTTATCGATACTTCCTTTGAAAAAGAAAAAAGGGAATCAATAGAAAAAGAGAACTTTTTTGATATTGCGCTCATTTCAGCAGCGCTTTCTGCTTATATGAACGATATGAAAAATGGGAAAAACAATATAACGGCTATTCCTCAAACAAGGCAATATAATCCATGGAAAGGCAGATAAACGATGGGATACATTGCGTTTCATAAAGACAAAGAGTATAAAATCGATGTAAAAGAGGTTGAGGGGAATAAATATTTAGTTGAATTAAATGGGAAAAAGCTCGAAGTCGATCTCGTTCATTCTGAACATTCTCTTTACTCTCTTATTATCAACGGTAAGTCATATGAAGTGAATCTAACAGGAAGAAATGGAGAATGCTCAATCCACATTAATGGTATCCACTATTCAATCAATGTAATCAATGAAAAAAAGAAAGCAAAAATAAGAAGGTCCTCATTGGAGCAGGCAGAAGGGAAACAGGAGATAAAATCATCGATGCCGGGGAAAGTTATAAAAGTCTTAGTAAAAGAGGGCGATGAAGTAAATGAAGGGCAAGGCCTTCTTATATTGGAAGCTATGAAAATGGAAAATGAAATAACATCTCCCAAAAAGGGAAAAGTAATTTCTATAGAGGTTAAAGAAGGAGAGACTATAGAAGGGGATGTTAAGCTGCTGACAATCGAATAAGTGGACTATTGTCGATAGCAGTATACTTTTTAATTTCTCCTGATTCAATAAGTTTTACCATTAAATCACTAATCAAAGGGTCAAATTGTTTGCCTCGAAGGGCTATAAATTCATTCTTAATATATTCCATTGGCAGTCTATCCCTGTATATTCTTTTAGAATCCATAGCATCATAGGAATCAGCCGCAATTATAACTTTTACGACGGCAGGGATTTGGTCACCCTTTAATCCATCAGGATATCCTTTCCCGTCTTCTCTCTCATGATGATGTTTAACAATACATCTTACATCCTGCAATGATTTAATCGGTGCAATGATTTTGTCTCCTATTATAGTATGATTTTTTATAATCTCTCGTTCATTATCAGTAAGTTTTCCCGGCTTATTGAGTATCATATCTGATATGCCGATTTTTCCTATATCATGAAGGCGCCCGCCATTATCAATAATC
This window contains:
- a CDS encoding KH domain-containing protein; amino-acid sequence: MKELTELIVQKLVDKPENVSVTETKSETTVILEIEVAKEEIGLVIGKKGKIINSIRNIINAVGRKNGKKVIVGIKE
- the accC gene encoding acetyl-CoA carboxylase biotin carboxylase subunit; translated protein: MFKKILIANRGEIAVRIIRACREMGIKTVAVYSDADRNSLHVRYADEAYRLGPPSPAESYLDYHKIVDIAKKSKSEAIHPGYGFLAENFKFAKLCEKSKIVFIGPPAKAIENMGIKTLARKTMESAGVPIIPGTSSNIKDEKELEKIAKKIGFPLMLKASAGGGGKGMRLVREKKELKSALRATRSEAKSAFGDDSVYIEKFVENPRHIEVQILADKKGNTIHLNERECSIQRRHQKVIEESPSPIVSHEMRKKMGEAAIKAAQAVGYYSAGTVEFLVDKDKNFYFLEMNTRLQVEHPVTEMITGIDIVKEMIRIAAGLPLSISQEDVTVNGHSIECRIYAEDPEKNFMPSPGKIMNLRAPGGPGIRDDSGVFEGFEVSLYYDPLISKLVSWGRDRKEAIEKMRRALDEYYISGIKTTIPFHKQVMKSKHFIKGDFNTSFIDTSFEKEKRESIEKENFFDIALISAALSAYMNDMKNGKNNITAIPQTRQYNPWKGR
- the ilvN gene encoding acetolactate synthase small subunit, which translates into the protein MAKHTLSILVRNHPGVLSHIAGLFARRAYNIESIAAGVTDKPDVTRITIVVKGDEYILEQVTKQLRKLIDVIKVVDLGYADSISRELALITVKSSKETRSQIIEISNVFNATIVDLTEKLITLQVVGNDRQIKGIIKLLSFFGIEEMVRTGVIALPYRSTRD
- a CDS encoding biotin/lipoyl-binding protein, coding for MGYIAFHKDKEYKIDVKEVEGNKYLVELNGKKLEVDLVHSEHSLYSLIINGKSYEVNLTGRNGECSIHINGIHYSINVINEKKKAKIRRSSLEQAEGKQEIKSSMPGKVIKVLVKEGDEVNEGQGLLILEAMKMENEITSPKKGKVISIEVKEGETIEGDVKLLTIE
- the ilvB gene encoding biosynthetic-type acetolactate synthase large subunit, encoding MKKKGAEIIVETLIDKGIDTVFGYPGGANIPIYDAIYGRSEIRHILTRHEQGAIHAADGYARATGKIGVVFATSGPGATNLVTGLANAYMDSVPLVAITGQVPTHMIGNDSFQEADIYGITVPITKYNYLVKDVNKLEEVINEALYIASTGRPGPVLIDIPKDIQESTAKMKKNITVRLPSYKPNIKGNPIQINAAVKAIDNAESPLLYAGGGVVASGACKELFKLAKKASIPVALTLMSMSAFPTEDKLCLGMAGMHGTKYANLAIRDCDLLIAVGARFDDRVTGNPNNFAKNASIIHIDIDPAEIGKIKKAFIPIVGDAKSVLSELADKVKVQKRRKWINKIMNFKKEFPLSYENSGKKIKPQKVIETLSELTKGDAIYVTDVGQHQMWSAQYLKFKHTRSFISSGGLGTMGFGFPAAIGAQIGNPKKTVVNITGDGSFQMTIQELATASNYKLPIKIILLNNGFLGMVRQWQQLFFDERYSFTDLGESPDFVKIAEGYGVKGMKIEKPSEVERAIKSALKYKGLILLDFRVEREENVTPMIPPGGSIETMME
- a CDS encoding acyl-CoA carboxylase subunit beta, with translation MSIEKLIEELKRKNALAEMGGGKEKIEKQHAAGKLTARERIDILLDEGTFVEFDKFVVHRCHDFGMEKNKIYGDGVVTGYGKIDGRQVFVFSQDFTVFGGSLSETYAKKIVKIQDMAMKTGCPVIGINDSGGARIQEGVLSLGGYAEIFMRNVTSSGVVPQISLILGPCAGGAVYSPALTDFIIMAKKTSYMFITGPDVIKAVTHEDVTKEELGGAMAHNSKSGVAHFACENDEDALLTARELLSYIPQNYKEDPPLAQCDDDPNREDEALQTLVPDNPNKPYDMKKLIKTVVDNNHFFEIHEHWAKNIIIGFARLGGRSVGIVANQPAHLAGTLDIDASLKAGRFVRFCDCFNIPIVTFEDVPGFLPGTAQEYGGIIKHGAKLLYAYCEATVPKLTVITRKAYGGAYDVMSSKHIHGDVSFAYPTAEIAVMGPDGAVNIIFRKELQKAKDPIKKKEELVNEYRKRFANPYVAAELGYIDEIIEPKDTRKKLINALLMLENKVDSMPKKKHSNLPF